A single window of Aythya fuligula isolate bAytFul2 chromosome Z, bAytFul2.pri, whole genome shotgun sequence DNA harbors:
- the UBAP1 gene encoding ubiquitin-associated protein 1 isoform X1, translating to MASKKLGSDSHGPFSYLDDVPFKIGDKFKTPAKVGLPIGFCLPDSSQLVREAQYDFSLEKKTIEWAEDIKKIQAAQREAERKAEEAIANSKVAPEDSNRMGFSEGPCPEAMPPPINPILASLQHNNILTPTPADSSAVKQKVLSPPRPKADFNPADFECEEDPFDKLELKTIDDKEELKNILEIHVGTTGPVVAQLLDSSLPKGGSESVLQDQEVLASIERATLDFKPLHKPNGFITLPQLGNCEKMSLSSKVSLSPITSVSNIKSLSFPKLDSDESDQKSSKLMSTFHSTTCLRNGTFLSSLQSCAQTKASELNGHHVVGLSALNEDSGMETSTLSSSTRLPSLAVSTVCTEEESSQSTVTTVHPDNKETEMPTVMHQNFPASQVPNNTSCAKRPGGPAPDVQQALSASERQCVETVVNMGYSPENVLKAMKKKGQNIDQVLDYLFAHGQLCEKGFDPLLVEAALEMHQCSEEKITELLQLMSQFKEMGFELKDIKEVLLLHNNDQHNALEDLMARAGAS from the exons ATGGCTTCTAAGAAGTTGGGATCCGACTCTCATG GGCCTTTCAGCTATCTCGATGATGTCCCGTTTAAGATAGGAGACAAATTTAAAACCCCTGCGAAGGTTGGATTACCCATTGGTTTCTGCCTGCCAGATTCTTCTCAGCTTGTCAGAGAAGCCCAG TATGACTTCtccctggaaaagaaaacaatcgaGTGGGCTGAAGACATCAAAAAAATTCAAGCTGCCCAGAGAGAAGCTGAACGCAAGGCAGAAGAAGCAATAGCAAACTCAAAAGTAGCCCCAGAGGACAGCAACAGAATGGGGTTCTCAGAGGGACCTTGCCCTGAGGCCATGCCTCCTCCTATCAACCCCATCCTTGCTAGTCTGCAGCACAATAACATTCTTACTCCCACGCCAGCCGACAGCAGTGCTGTGAAGCAGAAAGTTCTTAGTCCACCTCGCCCCAAAGCAGACTTCAACCCAGCTGATTTTGAATGTGAAGAAGACCCATTTGACAAACTGGAATTAAAAACTATCGATGATAAGGAGGAGTTAAAAAACATTCTGGAAATCCACGTTGGTACTACTGGGCCGGTTGTTGCCCAGCTCTTAGATAGCAGTTTGCCCAAAGGAGGCTCTGAGTCTGTGTTGCAAGATCAGGAGGTTCTGGCATCCATAGAAAGGGCCACGTTGGACTTCAAGCCCCTTCACAAACCCAATGGCTTTATCACTTTACCGCAGTTGGGAAACTGTGAAAAGATGTCCTTGTCTTCCAAAGTGTCCCTGTCCCCCATCACTTCAGTGAGCAATATCAAATCCCTGTCCTTTCCTAAACTTGACTCCGATGAGAGTGATCAAAAATCATCAAAGCTCATGAGCACTTTCCACAGCACTACCTGTCTCCGCAACGGCACTTTCCTCAGCTCTTTGCAGTCCTGTGCTCAGACTAAAGCCAGTGAACTGAACGGACACCATGTGGTTGGTCTGTCTGCTTTAAACGAGGACAGTGGCATGGAGACATCAACGTTATCCTCTTCGACCAGGCTGCCTTCCCTGGCTGTGTCAACAGTTTGTACGGAAGAAGAATCGTCTCAAAGCACAGTGACCACG GTACACCCAGAcaacaaggaaacagaaatgccTACG GTAATGCACCAAAATTTCCCAGCGTCTCAAGTGCCCAATAACACCAGCTGTGCAAAGCGGCCGGGTGGCCCCGCTCCAGATGTACAGCAGGCCCTCTCTGCCAGCGAGAGGCAGTGCGTGGAGACCGTCGTCAACATGGGGTACTCGCCTGAGAACGTCCTGAAAGCCATGAAGAAGAAGGGACAGAACATAGACCAG gTTTTGGATTACCTGTTTGCACATGGACAGCTTTGTGAGAAGGGCTTTGATCCACTTCTTGTTGAAGCAGCTTTGGAAATGCATCAGTGTTCAGAGGAGAAG ATCACAGAACTTCTCCAACTAATGAGTCAGTTTAAAGAAATGGGCTTTGAACTAAAAGACATTAAGGAGGTCTTATTATTACATAACAATGACCAACACAATGCTTTGGAAGATCTAATGGCCCGTGCAGGAGCCAGCTGA
- the UBAP1 gene encoding ubiquitin-associated protein 1 isoform X2 → MASKKLGSDSHGPFSYLDDVPFKIGDKFKTPAKVGLPIGFCLPDSSQLVREAQYDFSLEKKTIEWAEDIKKIQAAQREAERKAEEAIANSKVAPEDSNRMGFSEGPCPEAMPPPINPILASLQHNNILTPTPADSSAVKQKVLSPPRPKADFNPADFECEEDPFDKLELKTIDDKEELKNILEIHVGTTGPVVAQLLDSSLPKGGSESVLQDQEVLASIERATLDFKPLHKPNGFITLPQLGNCEKMSLSSKVSLSPITSVSNIKSLSFPKLDSDESDQKSSKLMSTFHSTTCLRNGTFLSSLQSCAQTKASELNGHHVVGLSALNEDSGMETSTLSSSTRLPSLAVSTVCTEEESSQSTVTTVMHQNFPASQVPNNTSCAKRPGGPAPDVQQALSASERQCVETVVNMGYSPENVLKAMKKKGQNIDQVLDYLFAHGQLCEKGFDPLLVEAALEMHQCSEEKITELLQLMSQFKEMGFELKDIKEVLLLHNNDQHNALEDLMARAGAS, encoded by the exons ATGGCTTCTAAGAAGTTGGGATCCGACTCTCATG GGCCTTTCAGCTATCTCGATGATGTCCCGTTTAAGATAGGAGACAAATTTAAAACCCCTGCGAAGGTTGGATTACCCATTGGTTTCTGCCTGCCAGATTCTTCTCAGCTTGTCAGAGAAGCCCAG TATGACTTCtccctggaaaagaaaacaatcgaGTGGGCTGAAGACATCAAAAAAATTCAAGCTGCCCAGAGAGAAGCTGAACGCAAGGCAGAAGAAGCAATAGCAAACTCAAAAGTAGCCCCAGAGGACAGCAACAGAATGGGGTTCTCAGAGGGACCTTGCCCTGAGGCCATGCCTCCTCCTATCAACCCCATCCTTGCTAGTCTGCAGCACAATAACATTCTTACTCCCACGCCAGCCGACAGCAGTGCTGTGAAGCAGAAAGTTCTTAGTCCACCTCGCCCCAAAGCAGACTTCAACCCAGCTGATTTTGAATGTGAAGAAGACCCATTTGACAAACTGGAATTAAAAACTATCGATGATAAGGAGGAGTTAAAAAACATTCTGGAAATCCACGTTGGTACTACTGGGCCGGTTGTTGCCCAGCTCTTAGATAGCAGTTTGCCCAAAGGAGGCTCTGAGTCTGTGTTGCAAGATCAGGAGGTTCTGGCATCCATAGAAAGGGCCACGTTGGACTTCAAGCCCCTTCACAAACCCAATGGCTTTATCACTTTACCGCAGTTGGGAAACTGTGAAAAGATGTCCTTGTCTTCCAAAGTGTCCCTGTCCCCCATCACTTCAGTGAGCAATATCAAATCCCTGTCCTTTCCTAAACTTGACTCCGATGAGAGTGATCAAAAATCATCAAAGCTCATGAGCACTTTCCACAGCACTACCTGTCTCCGCAACGGCACTTTCCTCAGCTCTTTGCAGTCCTGTGCTCAGACTAAAGCCAGTGAACTGAACGGACACCATGTGGTTGGTCTGTCTGCTTTAAACGAGGACAGTGGCATGGAGACATCAACGTTATCCTCTTCGACCAGGCTGCCTTCCCTGGCTGTGTCAACAGTTTGTACGGAAGAAGAATCGTCTCAAAGCACAGTGACCACG GTAATGCACCAAAATTTCCCAGCGTCTCAAGTGCCCAATAACACCAGCTGTGCAAAGCGGCCGGGTGGCCCCGCTCCAGATGTACAGCAGGCCCTCTCTGCCAGCGAGAGGCAGTGCGTGGAGACCGTCGTCAACATGGGGTACTCGCCTGAGAACGTCCTGAAAGCCATGAAGAAGAAGGGACAGAACATAGACCAG gTTTTGGATTACCTGTTTGCACATGGACAGCTTTGTGAGAAGGGCTTTGATCCACTTCTTGTTGAAGCAGCTTTGGAAATGCATCAGTGTTCAGAGGAGAAG ATCACAGAACTTCTCCAACTAATGAGTCAGTTTAAAGAAATGGGCTTTGAACTAAAAGACATTAAGGAGGTCTTATTATTACATAACAATGACCAACACAATGCTTTGGAAGATCTAATGGCCCGTGCAGGAGCCAGCTGA